TGTAGCTATTCAGATTTTCctgctgtgggatcaataaaatttaaaataccaATAATCATAAATATTATAAtcaaaagtttaatttctttattCGACAAAAATTAACCAAAGTATCATAAAATCAGCATGTATAACATTTTCCCAAGTGCCCACAAGTATCACCAACACTGGAAACAAAAATACTGACTCTACAtgctatatatgtatattttaaatgatctgctctctgttctgtgtaaatgcAACCTGTACTTCCATGGAAGagttcagaatttttgtcatgtgacttttATTTGCACATAAATCACCAATGTTTTCAcagttgcattaaaaaaatcgcagaatttttcattttttacacaaTCTAGTCATTGCGAATTGTTTATTTTTCGTCAAATTTTTGAATAAGACAtctagaataaaatgatttttgctAAATAGGTGTTCTCCACAGCActtcacagatgagtagttcaaggaccctCCAACAACCTTTGTATTTACTGTAAACTAATCAGCTCAGAAGTTCAGCACCAAATTCAGACGTCTGTTCTGACGCTTGTTTAGCAAAGTTATTACCGTGCAAATTTGTCAGATAGCTAGATAGAGCCTCCATGATGCCGGAAACCAGACTCGAGAGTAAAGATTCTCCTTCAGCTCCTTGGCGTCATCAGCAGCTTCCACTTTTCTTTCAGGGTTCGCTGATGGAGGACTCATATAAGTTATTAGGTAGGTAGATATGGAAGTAGATGAGGTAGGTAGGTTTATAATTAGGAAAGACAGGGTTGGTAGGTAGATAGAGAGATATGGTAGGCAGATAGATACTTCATTTAATTCAGCAACAATTCCCCTTTCTGCAGTCCTGCAGGTCACTGTAATGACACCCATCAAACCACTTCTTGCTGCAGTCACTGTGATTAAAAGGATGTTGGAAGAAAGATCTCCGGTTGCTGAGATCACCATTTATTTGCTCATCAGTCAGCGGCAACTTCAGGCCTTTTCAACTTGTGTCCCAGTCAACTGCATGTCAGGATTTACGttgtctttctgctgctgcaggagaaaGGAATCCCTTTGATGGGAGAGTCCTCTTTCCTGGCCTCCTGGGTCAATCGCCGTGCCATGATGATGggtacgtatgtgtgtgtgctttgagGCGGTGTTTCTGTTTGGCAGCGGGCCAGCCTTATCTTTTGTCGAACCTACAACTcaaggaatgttttttttttccctctctcctctAACAATGGTTCTTTGACATCTTTGCCTCACAGTAATCCTTTGTGTTCTGGGCATGTAATGTGTCGCTGCTGCAGATAATGAAAGTATTTCTGTCGTGTGTGTTCAGCTCTTTAAAAGTTATACATTTACAAGAGAAGTGCTAAAGCAAGTTCTAAGGCAGTGGCACTAATTTAGATCCTCATGCTTCTCCCAGTCTGAGAAATTAGACTATTTACCTTGACGTTAAAACTGTATGAAGTGTATTTTAGATTAAAgtcaagctttttttttgactgtctgGATTTTATTGTTTTCGTTAAGTAATCTTCTTTTCAGCTTTAAGagtaaaatctgttaaaaaaaaacaaaatcctgcCTCACAGATGAGCAGGAGGCGCTAAACTCGATCATGCAGGACTTGGCCGAACTGCACCGCTCCAGCCGTCCTGCCATGTTCCTGTCGGACCTGGGCAAACCCAAAGCCTCCTCGCCCAAGAATCAGGTAACCGCTCGAAATCCTGAGGAGGTGAACAACAGggagctttttttaaacatttttgtttgttgttttgttgctgaaCTTGATTCTCTGTCCGACAGAACGATGTGAGAGTGAAGTTCGAGTTCAAAGGGGAGAAGAGGTGAGGTTGTGTTCAGGTTCATCACGTTAAAGCTTTCAGTGCAGACCGGCGGCTTCCTGAACTCTGGCTTTTCTTCTCTGCAGGATCTTGCAGTTCCCTCGACCTGTCAAGCTGGAAGACCTGAACACGAAAGCTAAAGTGGCTTTCGGCCAGACTATGGACCTTCACTACACTAACAATGAGGTATGAAGCTCACTGGTCCTAAAAAACGACGCATATTGAATGAAATCCTGAAAAGACTGATATCTACACCGTGGTTTTGTTGTCCTCTTGTAGCTGGTGATTCCGTTGACCACTCAGGACGACCTGGACAAGGCTGTAGAGCTGCTGGATCGCAGTGTTCACATGAAGAGCTTGAAGATCCTCCTGGTTCTACAGATGTCTTCTCAGGTAAGACGTGGCGCTTTACCACTAGCACCGACTCGGCTCGACTACTCGGTTTTTGAGGCTTTCCATTAGGAcatagtacctggtaccagcTGCTATTTTAGCACCTACTCTCCGGGGTTAAAAGCGAGCTGAGTCGAGCCGATAATGTGAAGTCTACAGAGcgcaggccactgattggacagggagtgatgacACTATACAGCATACATGTTTTAATATCTAATAGCGATTAGTTGCAGCCATTACAGGGACTGATAAACGATAACTGTAGCGAACTAGCATTAGCTTACCCTCATACGTCCTCTAGTTTTATCCTCTTGTCTTCGGCTCAATGCTGCTGTATCGCCTCCCAAACTCTCCTGTTCTCATGAGTGTTTCAACTTGCCACCCTCAGCTTTCTCTGACTCTCTTCTTTTACTTAGAATCTGACAAAAAGCCACAGACCGAGCCGCAGGTATACCATCGCCTCCATGTCCTCGAttgttgtgttgcatttgtcGCACACACAACGTTAATGGACTTCTGGCTCAAATGTCGCTATGCTATGACGACTCCAGCCATGATGAGGTGGTACTCAGTTGCAATGGAAAACGACCTAAACCATGTCAAGCCAAGCAGAGTCgagtaggtgctagtggaaCAGCACCTAAACACTAGAAAACCCTCAGGGGGGCCCGTTCAGCTCAGTTTGAGTTCAAGTTTCTAGTAAAATCGGaccataataacctgtaaagaactaatttttccctttgttttagtgcaaaaaaagtacattctgaaagtaTTCACATTTAATGAGCGATCTTCttataaaacatcatgaacaacctgaaatttcttaagaaatataagttcagtttcaacagTGTTATGCCtcactttatcatttacacattacaacttacaggcCACAGAATACAGCAGGTCCTCGGTTTAGGACATCCTTGACCTACGACGTTTCATGATTACGTCGCCATCTCTCATAGATTTATTAggaaagtcttgttccatcattctgaCATATGGCGTTTGCGATGTTACAACTAACTTCACACGGGAACTAGTTGACGAGCTGAGCGGACGAATGTGTCGTCACGCGACACGACCAGTTGTATGCCacattggattgtgctacattcgcttTCTTTCCTTTGTGTTGTTCTATTGGAAACcttttttccttcattatggcccccaagcataagtcagactcttctgatggcagtgcttcgaagaaaagaaaagccatCTCCACataagtgaaattagatatgaTAAAACTGAGAGAATGTGGTGTTTATCACCTTTTTATCATTACATTGGGGACTTGACTTATGTTGGAATTCCATTCCTACAGTGCGACATAATGTGATTTTCGCCACAAGTCAGAACTCAAGTATGTAGTGTCACTGTCACTTACCTACGCCAACACAGTGGTAACTGCCACGGTTCTGCCATCAGAggagtctgacttatgcttgggagccataatgaagggcgaAAAGTTTCCAAATGTGGCACAACtggcgaatgtaaacaaagctgtcttccTCGCATGGCGccgcgtgacgacgtattcgtcCGCTCCGCTCGCCAACTGGTTCCCCGTGTGAAATTTGTTTAACGTCGCAAACGGCGTACGtcagaatgatggaacaagactgtCTTAATAAATTTATGGACGATGATGACATAACCATGAAACACTGTAgatcgaggacgtcgtaaaccgaggatcTACTGTATGACGTAATAGGAATGTTTcttttagcatgctaacattttatttttacatcttaAAGTGTTTGCTTCATTCTCCCTCCAGAACTCTTCCTCCAACATGGACCTCTTGCCATCCCACGAGGAGCTGGACAACACGGGGTTCAGAGCGGCAGACAAGAAGAGCATGCTGGCTTTGATAGGTGAACAGCGTCTGAGTTTAGGATCTTCTATTAACCCCTCACACAAGTTCATCCATCACAAATTAATCGCTTCTTCCGTTGCCGTTTTCCGACCAACTTCAGGATCCCATTCGACCGACCGCAGCTCCCCTCCTCCAGGATACATTCCCGATGCTCTCCAGCAGGTGGCGAGGAACGGCTCCTTCACCAGCATCAACAGCGAGGGGGAGTTCATCCCAGAGAGCATGGACCAGGTAGTTTATCACAGCGAGGAAGAACCGCCATGTGCCGATGTACAGTAGCTTCTAGAAGGTCCTAAATTGCAAGAAGGTTACAGAGAAGTCAGGGAAGGCGGCAACATTTGTTATTTTAGAGAATAGATCTGATCCTGTCACTGCTCTTTACATCAGATTCATCCAGAGGGAGGATTGTAAAGTTACGTGTCTCTgaattctttcttttcttcagaTGCTGGATCCGCTGTCTATGAGCAGTCCAGAGAACTCAGCATCTGGAAGTTGTCCCTCTTTAGACAGCCCTCTGGACAGGTCAGACCCATTTTTTAGAATAATTGGACCCATGCCATCCATTTAATATTCTGTTAAAGATACTCGAATACTCagtgttgattttgtgtttatgttttgcAGCGACTACCCCAAGTCCAGGATGCCCAGAGCTCAGAGTTACCCAGACAACCACCAGGACTTTACAGGTAACGCTACGTAGCTAATTAGTCCTTGTATGTTTCTAAACAGACTACCTGTAGCTTCAACATGTAAAAACTAGTGGTGGGCTGGAAAAAATCATGTAATTAATGAGAGGCCTTGTAATTAATTATcacaatatttgacacaataagcaaagtttttcagttcaaCTAAATTATGATTGAcgactgaatcgatgaatagacaAATATGTGAAGTTAAACAAcaaaagtgtttgtttcatttatatttgtgttcatttttcatctgtctgctacattcacagattactgcaaactcaaagtacAATTATGGTGAtgatattcaacattttaagactttgtgTAAACTCAAACACTTTCAACATCTTGGAAAGTGGtccattattattttattaatgcaaaaactgatttaattgttaattttaatcagtttttaaatTGTTTGGACCTGCAGTCTGCTGTTAGCTGTTCTTCTAGTTCCTTCATAGTTCATCTACATAAGGTGATCCGGACCAACTTCTCTGAAACTTTTACTCTTTTATTACCTCAAAGACAGAATTTAGaccattttttaattaaaagtatTGTCAAACTGATGAGGCGATTAATTTAAAGAGTTAACAACTAATTGTGTAATCATTTATACTGCAGGTTGcataattttgattatttgtgAATTAAAAAACTGAACTTAAGTGTTCCTTTTTATCAGCTTTCAAACTTATTGGACCAGCAGTCTGCTGTTAgttttcaaatttatttaaatttaattgtaaatgtagttttttttaaaaatgtctcgTTTGGTCCAGGGATCTTCGGTttgctgtcacagaggaggaaggagaccaggaaatgttcacatttgaggagctgaaatcacagaatttataCTGTTTTCTATTTTGATTAGAAATATTCTCAAACTACAAGAAACATAATTTACTCAAGATGATCAGAAATATTCAGAGTTTCATGAAAAACGGATTTTGGtggagaaaatacatttttaatcatttttagagCAGAAACGATGCACTGGGGCTGCAGGTTTTATCGTTTCTGCATCGGCAACAGTCtttattttatgctttattaTTTACCTTTGagctgtaaagtgtctttgagtgcCCAGAACAGTGCTATGCAAATACaatgtaatattattattgttattattattatgggatggctacaccgttggtaccaggactgtcgtagctagcattagctctgatgctaacagcaacatgttttacattgaagtAATACCGttggcttgaagtgctgcggtaatcagaaaactctttgttggaCTATTAGCACACAATCAGGCTTTTATCCAGTGCGGTCGTGTGCAATACAACCACCATGAGGGGGAAAATTaaaaagattgtattcaacattaaaaaagtaactttgtgcaaaaaaaattcaatgtaaaaatgcatcataaaagagcatttcctatttcagtgacagaagtattgcacaaatattgaccaaactgttaaaataaaaaccgTTGAAGGTTTcccctcacattgtgatttgATTGGCACCCCAGATTCTTCCTAGTCcaacccacagaaaacctacccaggaattagtccGATTCTTAGACCCTGTGAGCGTTGACATCGGGAAGCGCTCACATGGTCtacttaaaagaaaactttcctcccGCTCAATGCGGTCTTGtctccttcactgttcaccaaactttcttgacATCAGTCAATGCATCCTGTGTTTCTTCTACACAGCTGGAAAACAgattttaggttcattaccgccacctactgggctgttcatcagtgttacagAATTTTAAGAACTGAGGGAGGTGCAGTTACATGTGTTCTTATATtttcctaaccctaacccagccCTAGTAAAAACTCTTCCCATTCCAGCCACccacctgcagctgcttcatgtCACGcttctttttatttgtctcaCCTTGAATTTATCTTTTCAATCCTTTTTTCTGCAGAATACGACATCCCAGTGTTCGAGAAGTCGGGGAAAGGAGGGACGTATCCTCGCCGCTACGGGATTCCCTTTGGCCTTCAAGATTATAGTGATGGTGAgtcattattcttttttttgttttgttttgttttttagactttttctttgttgcatttttttcaacagacaataaacaaaaacaaaacgtgaGTCGACGTGAATGTGCAGTAAGCGTGCACTGTccatccatgaaaaataaacaaccgaAACATACATGGAGCTCCTTCagtcacagggaaactagcgaAACGTGAACAGAtttaatttttatgtattttataacATAAACTCAGTGCTGTGGTGACTATTTACagcagtgtgtgcgtgtgtttgctAGCCGCTAATGTTAGCTTACTAACCTGAGAGCTGCAATTCCGCCGCTACATCCTTCCATGCTTCGCTTTTTATTGTCAGGTTGTGGTACAAACTGGAGGACACGTCAAAAAGGCTTCTGCTGCCACAACTCTACTAGgctgtcttctttgtttaaGTCCCACATGCTTGTTTTGATGCGTTTTGTCGCCGCAAATCCTCTATTTGGGTTTAGCTCCAGTGTGACGCTGATCAGTGCATCATTCCATACTGCATTTCTATTGGTTAATTAGTTGCCTTAGGTCATAGCAGCAGTCACACTGTGAGACGATCACCCCAAATTTCTGACACTGTCAGTTTGAGTTTTATCGCAGCTTGTCTTTGGGCGCAAGACCATGACAACTGCCGTCCTTGAACCTGTCTCACAGTACGACATACAGtaggtacagaaagtattcagaccccttgaaatttttcactctctgtgtcattgcagccatttgccaaaataaaaaaagttcattttatttctcattaatgtacactcagcaccccatcttgacagaaaaaaacagaaatgtagaaatttttgcaaatttattaaaaaataaaaacagaaatatcacatggtcagaagtattcagagtctttgcagcgacattcatatttaactcacatgctgtccatttcttctgatcctcctcgagatggttctgcttctttattggagtccagctgtgtttaattaaactgattggacttgattaggaaaggcacacacctgtctatataagaccttacagctcacagtgcatgtcagagcaaatgagaatcatgaggtcgaatgaactgcccaaggagctcagagacagaattgtggcaaggcacagatctggacaaggttacaaaagaatttctgcagcactcaagtgGCCTCcgtaatcctcaaatggaagaagtttgggacgacggTATGTGTAgggaaaagcaggcactgctcatcacctgcccaatacaatccctacagtgaaacatggtggtgggagcatcatgttgtgggggtgtttttcagctgcagggacaggacgactggttgcaattgaaggaaggatgaatgcggcaaagtacagagatatcctggaggaaaacctcttccagagtgctcaggacctcagactgggccaaaggttcacctttcaacaggacaatgaccctaagcacacagctaaaataacaaaggagtggcttcacaacaactctgtgaccgttcttgactggcccagccatagccctgacctaaacccaattgagcatctctggagagacctcaaaatgtctgtccaccaatgttcaccatccaacctgacagaactggagaggatctgcaaggaagaatgtcagaggatccccaaatccaggtgtgaaaaacttgttgcgtcattcccaagaagactcatggctgtacgagctgaaaaggagcttctactcaatactgagcacagggtctgaatacttctgaccatgtgatatttcagtttttcttttttaatacatttgcaaaaatttctacatatcagtttttttctgtcaatatggggtgctgagtgtacattaatgagaaataaaatgaactttttcgattttggcaaatggctgcaatgacacagagtgaaaaatttcaaggggtctgaatacttcccGTTCCCACTGTAAAACCACCGATTTAGAGCCACAACCAAAGATATCACCACGATTCTCCCATGATTGTTATCTTTGGTCTGGGATGTCCGAAAATCACAGTGTGTAGTGGCCTTAAGGTTCTTCAAGATGTTTGACTTTCTTTGTTCAGTTGCTTTCTCCTGAATTATTACTATGACGCAAATGATTGAAAATCCACACGGACATGATTGTTTGTGGCCACCCCTGTAGGACGGAAGACTTTCCCTCGCGCTCGGCGGACGCAGGTTCACGGCTTCCGCTCACCGGTCAGCTTCAGCCCGACCGAGCAGTCACCCAGCaccagcagcggcagcagcgtCTTCACCCCCGACCTGGAGGAGGCCCCGGGGCCCGCCAGGAGGCCGCGGAGGGGCAGTGACATCGAGCCGAACCCCAACCCAACCACCGCTCCCACCCTGTCAGTCATGGACATCAGCCCACCCAGCCGCTGTGAGTACACCTGAGCTACCAAGACAGTTTGATCATTCTAAGAGGGTAGATGAAAAACAATGAGCTTTAAGACAACAAAATGCTCCACTGAACTGAGATGGCATCAACTGTTCATCAACAGACTACACAGGATGTTTCTCCTGGTCTCtgatgtctgtttgtgtttagctCCTCGTGCTCCAACCAACTGGCGGCTGGGGAAGCTTCTGGGTCAGGGTGCGTTCGGTCGGGTTTTCCTGTGTTACGACGCCGACACCGGACGGGAACTGGCAGTGAAACAGGTCCAGTTCGACCCGGAGAGTCCCGAGACCAGCAAGGTATGTGTCGGCTTCCCAAGCGTTTACATGCAATGATTGTGTGTTAGAACGGCAGCTCGGCAGGAAGAGGTGAAAGTGACGGTTCCTTTATTCACTCCTGCAGGAGGTGAGCGCGTTAGAGTGTGAAATCCAGCTGCTGAAGAACTTGTGCCACGAGCGGATCGTCCAGTACTACGGCTGTCTGCGAGACTCCATGGAGCGAACGCTGTCCATCTTTATGGAGTACATGCCCGGGGTGAGTGCTGCTCTTCAAATCTTTGCATTGGAATGAGACCAGAAATAccgttcttcttcttttcctggaGCCAAAACACAACTCCACCCAAAACAGCTCCCTGTCTGAACATCAGCTGGTCGTAAACGCTAGCTGGGTGGCTGAGAAATAAGTGTCAGATTCATCTGAGTTCAAAGAAAgtgatttttatctgttttctttgtgcagCGCCGAATCATCACCATGATTAATCTTAATTTTGAATTATTACTTCTGCTAAAGCAAAAGACtaatattaaatatttctgttgtcATTGTTTATAATTGCAAACTTTGTGTGGATATGTACGTTTCTGAAGCGTTTTTAAGCCCATGTTGATATTTAAGAGAGTAAATGAGCTTCTTGTTGAACAGAAATTTCTGTTCGGAGTTACTCCGGCTCACTGCTGCTAGTATTGATATATTTCGATGAATCTCGTGTTGCTCAGGGCTCCATTAAGGACCAGCTGAAGTCGTACGGAGCGCTGACGGAAAACGTGACGCGGCGCTACACCAGGCAGATCCTGGAGGGGGTTTCCTACCTGCACAGCAACATGATCGTCCACAGGGACATCAAAGGTGACTCTTTATTTACCTTCATGTATCTCCAAACTAATACGAAATAATAGCTTATTTTCTAGGATACAGAAAGCATATCGCCTTCTGAAGGTGTAGAACGGTCTAGGAGATTGAGTGTTTGTCCTTCGTTCAGGGGCCAACATCCTCCGTGACTCTGTGGGGAACGTGAAGCTCGGAGACTTTGGGGCGAGTCGGTGGCTGCAGACCATCTGTCTGTCAGGAACAGGCATCAAGTCGGTGACCGGGACTCCTTATTGGATGAGCCCGGAGGTGATCAGCGGAGAAGGTTATGGCAGGAAGGCCGACGTCTGGTGAGAGCACTCAGTCGTCTCCGTTTATCCCACCTCGCACCTCTCAGCTTGATTTATGTCTGGAAAATGAATGTATTAAGATGTAATTTAAAAGTGGCATTAACTCGGATTAGCTAGAAAATAGACTGTTTGTCTTTACAGTTTGAACTTTACTAAAGATTGACGGCATCCAAACAGCTCCAACACTAGTTCTAGTTAAACttttttatattatatcagtTTGTAAACTGTAGTATAAAGGCTGTTGTTTCACTGTATGACGTATTTATTCATCTGGTTTTTCTTTCACTGGACAACAAAAGACTTGTTGTGGCACAGCATTGCCTTGAATCTGTAACCTTCTGAATTCCATCTTAAATCTCTTTATAGTTACTTTTCAACAGTTTAAAGgttctgaactttttttttgtcatagaTTTGTATCATAATTTGAAGGACACTTGAAAACCTCAACAAGACAACCTGCATATGTAGtttggtccattttctgaaTGAGAgaagacttttttaaaaatgaagtctGTTAATGTGGAACTGATGTCAGAATGGGGGGGGGGAAATAAACTATTACTGGAACATCCGCTTTTCacagcacaaacaaaaaaagcactcagagagggcagtacttcgccaaggctgctcattcgtTGTCGTCTTTTCAGTAAAGTTGTGAGCAGTTAAAACTCCGGCTGTTGATCGAATCGTCAGCGACACTCAGTGATTCTTGGGATATGTTGGCCACCAAGGAGGACACATTTGAAGGAGTCTTCAAGTCTTAATTCAATGGGACGGCCTTTGTAACGCCGCTGTGACACAGCTGGCCTTCGAAGGACGCAGCCTCTGAAAACAAGAATGATTACTTCTGACTTAGAACAGCTGCACATACGtaaccgttcaaaagtttgggttcactttAGGGCTGTCCCGAATAGCAATTACTTGTCTCTGGATATTTGGCCCTgattaatgacgaatatctgaatattagGATCAAATCGTAATGTCCGACGGGAAGGACGAAGGGACGAGTTAAATACCGATCGTGTGAGATCGTGGTGGTGGGGGAGGTCCAAATATtgggatctcaaaataaatattcggatactACCGTAacgaccgaatattcagatattccgGTCCAGCCTTAgatcactttgaaatgtcctcatttttgacagaaaagcatttCTTTCCAATCAAGATAACATTAAACGAATCATAAATCCGGTCAAGACatggttaatgtggtaaatgactattataactggaaacagctgatttttaatggaatatctccataggggtacagaggaacatttccagcaaccatcactcctgtgttctaatgctacattgtgttagctaatggtgctgaaagcctcattgatgattagaaaacccttgtgcaagttatgttagcacatgaatgaaagtgtgagttttcatgggaaacatggAATTACCtgggtggccccaaacttttgaacagtcatGTACATAACTGGGCTCTCAGAACTTTGTGTAGCGTAAATCTTCCTTCTCTGCTTGTACTGATTTTTAACTCTTGGTATTTTCCTCCACAGGAGCGTCGGCTGCACCGTTGTGGAGATGCTAACGCAGCGACCCCCGTGGGCAGAGTTTGAGGCCATGGcggccatttttaaaattgcCACCCAGCCAACGAACCCGGTTCTGCCCGCCCACGTGTCGGACCACTGCCGAGAGTTTCTCAAGCggatttttgtggaaaaaaagcagCGGCCGTCTGCAGATGAGCTACTGAGGCACATCTTTGTACATTAAGTTCAACCGCCTGCCGAACTGCCAAACACGGCCTTACCTGATGTGGCGGTCCTGCCtctggccccgccccctcctcctccatgctgggGCGTTCAGGCGGTTGGACGctcctcctgtctctgtttGTATGAGACGGCCGTAGAGgacattaatttttattttatttttctccgcAAGTTGCACCTTAATTTCTCGGACACGGAGGTTTTTGAGCACTTCCTCCTGGAAAAAAGCGACTCTTTGGAAACGTCtcctttttttatgtttgtacGATTTCTCTCTCGGAGTGTGTTGGTGTTGTGGACCTACAGGAAGTGATGCCTGACTCTGGAGTGGCCCCACCCCCCCATCTCGCTGACCCGACCCCAGAATGTAGTCTCCTGCCAAAACCCAGAGCGACGGCGATGACCTGGGCCCGCTGCTATAGACGAAACGAAACCCCAGATGCAGAGAACACTCCCCG
This portion of the Acanthochromis polyacanthus isolate Apoly-LR-REF ecotype Palm Island chromosome 22, KAUST_Apoly_ChrSc, whole genome shotgun sequence genome encodes:
- the map3k2 gene encoding mitogen-activated protein kinase kinase kinase 2, with protein sequence MGESSFLASWVNRRAMMMDEQEALNSIMQDLAELHRSSRPAMFLSDLGKPKASSPKNQNDVRVKFEFKGEKRILQFPRPVKLEDLNTKAKVAFGQTMDLHYTNNELVIPLTTQDDLDKAVELLDRSVHMKSLKILLVLQMSSQNSSSNMDLLPSHEELDNTGFRAADKKSMLALIGSHSTDRSSPPPGYIPDALQQVARNGSFTSINSEGEFIPESMDQMLDPLSMSSPENSASGSCPSLDSPLDSDYPKSRMPRAQSYPDNHQDFTEYDIPVFEKSGKGGTYPRRYGIPFGLQDYSDGRKTFPRARRTQVHGFRSPVSFSPTEQSPSTSSGSSVFTPDLEEAPGPARRPRRGSDIEPNPNPTTAPTLSVMDISPPSRSPRAPTNWRLGKLLGQGAFGRVFLCYDADTGRELAVKQVQFDPESPETSKEVSALECEIQLLKNLCHERIVQYYGCLRDSMERTLSIFMEYMPGGSIKDQLKSYGALTENVTRRYTRQILEGVSYLHSNMIVHRDIKGANILRDSVGNVKLGDFGASRWLQTICLSGTGIKSVTGTPYWMSPEVISGEGYGRKADVWSVGCTVVEMLTQRPPWAEFEAMAAIFKIATQPTNPVLPAHVSDHCREFLKRIFVEKKQRPSADELLRHIFVH